From Streptomyces sp. CMB-StM0423, a single genomic window includes:
- a CDS encoding ComF family protein, translating into MRGTGRELAGLMLPAGCAGCGAVRGAVALCAGCAEELTAGAVRRVVPRPRPPGLPAVYAAVAYAGAARSVLLAHKERGALRLARPLGTALAAGVRAAEAGRGARGGAGVRERGGGASAAACGGRDVLTTRGECGPAAPGDLGVQAARRARRRGRMRMFPDGGERVVLVPVPSARGAVVRRGHDPVRRLALVAAERLRRGGIRAELLPVLRQRRAVADQAGLSAAARRRNVAGALEVVRGGALRLRAPGCRVVLVDDVLTTGASLAEAARAVRAAGCHGGLAAVVVAAPRDAFEAGRACSLP; encoded by the coding sequence ATGCGGGGGACAGGGCGGGAACTGGCGGGGTTGATGCTGCCGGCCGGCTGCGCGGGATGCGGGGCGGTCCGGGGCGCGGTGGCGCTGTGCGCGGGGTGTGCGGAGGAGCTGACGGCAGGGGCGGTGCGGCGCGTGGTGCCCCGGCCGCGGCCGCCGGGGCTGCCCGCGGTGTATGCGGCGGTGGCGTACGCGGGCGCGGCGAGGTCGGTGCTGCTGGCACACAAGGAGCGCGGCGCGCTGCGCCTGGCCCGCCCGCTGGGCACGGCCCTGGCGGCGGGGGTGCGGGCCGCGGAGGCGGGTCGGGGCGCGCGGGGTGGCGCGGGTGTGCGGGAACGGGGCGGGGGTGCTTCGGCGGCGGCGTGCGGCGGCCGGGATGTGCTGACGACTCGCGGTGAGTGCGGCCCGGCTGCCCCCGGTGATCTCGGGGTTCAGGCGGCGCGGCGGGCGCGGCGGCGTGGGCGGATGCGGATGTTCCCGGACGGTGGGGAGCGGGTGGTGCTGGTGCCGGTGCCGTCGGCGCGAGGGGCCGTGGTGCGGCGGGGGCACGACCCGGTGCGGCGGCTCGCGCTCGTGGCCGCGGAGCGGCTGCGGCGGGGCGGGATACGGGCGGAGCTGCTGCCGGTGCTGCGGCAACGGCGGGCGGTGGCCGACCAGGCGGGGCTGAGCGCGGCGGCGCGGCGGCGGAACGTCGCGGGGGCGCTGGAGGTGGTGCGTGGCGGTGCGCTGCGGTTGCGCGCACCCGGGTGCCGGGTCGTGCTCGTCGACGACGTGCTGACGACCGGGGCGTCCCTTGCCGAGGCCGCGCGGGCCGTGCGCGCGGCAGGCTGCCATGGCGGGCTCGCGGCGGTCGTCGTGGCCGCGCCGCGCGATGCGTTCGAAGCCGGTCGCGCGTGTTCGCTCCCTTGA